Genomic segment of bacterium:
AGCAGCCGCATGGCCCTGGTGGGCCTGGGCGATTCCGTGGATTGGCCTCTGGCTGATGGAAGCGCCTCTCCTCATCTGGAACTGGGGTTTCACTCTGTCCAAGGTCGGAGCGCTCGGGCCACTGCTCCCCCTTGGCATGTATCTCGGGATGGGGCTGGTCTGCAGCACCGCGGCGGCGCTCGTCGGCTGGATATTCCGTCGGATTCGAAAGTCGAGTGAAACAGAAGCCCAATCGCGCTGGCTTTTTCGGTGCGGCATCGCAATCGCCTGGGGAGCCCTGGCCGGAGGGTTGGGGTTGTACAGCCTCCTGTTCAGCAATCCCCTCCAGAGCCAATGGCAGGCACAGGGCGCGACTTTGCTGGGAGCGGCATTGGGAGGGGTGCTGAGTCTCCTGCTGGCGCGACTCATCGACATCGCCCCCCCACAGCGTCTGGGACAGCTCACCCTGTTGCTACTTGTCGGGAGCCTCGTGGTCATGCCATCACGACTTCCGGCATGGCCAGGTGCAGCGACACAGCCGAACGTTCTGCTGATCTCCATCGATACAGTCAATGTGCGGCATTTGAGCACCTATGGATACGACAAAGAGACAACGCCGAACCTGACCCGCATCGCAAATGAGGGGGTGCTATTCGAGAATGCGTGGTGCCATGTCGCGCTGACAGGACCTTCGCATGGTTCCATTTTCTCCGGCTTGCAGCCGCAGGCGTTCCATGTGTACGACAACGCGAAACCGTTGCCCTTGCCGCTGGAAACACTGGCTGAGCTATTTCGTGAGAAGGGGTACTTCACGCTCGGGATTCCCGGCAACCTCGTGATGCTGGAGGCCTACAACATGCACCAGGGCTTCGACCGGTATCCCCAGCGGTCACAAGAGCGGGGACTCAAGTCGCTGCAATGGGAGCACACCCTTCCCTGGCGGATCCGTCGGGTGATGTGGAACGATCGTGCGACCACGGCGGTAATGGTCCACAACGCGCAATCGCAGAATCGTCACTTTTTCGAGTCGTTGCCGCTGGCAGGGTCGCGGCGCTGGTTCACCTGGCTGCATTACTTTGATGCCCATGCGCCCTATGAAGCCCCCGATGAAATGCTGCTGGAGCCGCGGGAACTGCCGGACCAGGATTTATCTGCGCTGGGGAGCATCCCGGGCCTGTTTAATCTGTCGCATGTAGCACTGGAGCCGCTGTATGGCAATTGCTTCCTGCAGCACCATCAGGTGAATCCACTGGTGGCGAGTCCGGAGGAAATCCGCGATCTCATCCGCATCTACGATGCTCAATTGCGCTACCTCGACCAGGCACTGGGGGAGTTGTTCGATCAGCTCAGGGCATCTGGAGAGCTGGACAACACCATCATCGTGATTTGTGGAGATCATGGTGAAGCGCTGTTTGAGCGGGGCTATTTCGGCCACAGCTTCTTTCTCCACGATGACGAGATGCGGGTCCCGCTGATTGTCTGGTACGGCGATAAGCTTAAGCCGGGACGGGTGTCACGGCCAGTCGCGCTGAGCGACATCGCCCCCACGATCGCGGAGATGGCAGGACTCCGGACTCCACCAGCCTGGAAGCGACAGCCTGCTCTTGCTGGTCGCTCCATGGTGCGACTGCTTGAAGGAGAGGATGACCCTACCTTTGAGACGGTGTACATGGCTCGCTTTGATCATGCCCGGGGGATGGTGACCGCCGATCAGCAGAAGCTGGTCTATCAGGCCGTGCTGGGCAAGACTGCACTGGCGGCGCGTCCCTGGTACGGTCCGCAATGGTTGTGGTTCGACCTGGAGGAAGATCCGAAGGAAGAGCTGAACCTGGCAGGTCGGGACCTTACCGCGTTGCCCGATGACGCCTATCAGCGCCTGTTGCGGCTGCAGGGCCCATTGCTGGGACTCTCCAGAGACATCGATGGAGTCCCGGCAGAGGACATCAATTTCCAGCAATACCTGGAAGCGGCGGTCAGCGAACAGGAAGCAGCGATGCTCCGGAGTCTGGGATATCTCCAGGGACCGAGTTCAAGTGGACCGCAGTCCGAAGCGGCCTGCGAGCAGCCGGTCCGGTACACCCCTGCAGCGGAACGCTGGCGGTCCGATACCGGTAGCGATCCGCGTCCGATGCCTATGGGATTCCAGACCTATCGCTGGCCAGAGGACGTGTCAATCGCTGCCTCTCCCCGGTTCTGATGTCTACGGCGTCCCCTGACCAGAAGGGAGCGTTATCCCTGTCCGCAGGTGTTCTGCTACTCCCCTGGGTGCTCTGTTGGCTGACTGAAGTGCCAGTCCTGTCAGGGTGGGGCTTCGGCGGCGTAGCGATGCTGTTCCCCCTCGTGCTATATCTGCTGGTGGGACTACTGCTGCAGGTGGGTATTGCTGCAGCCTGCTGGTGCGTTCGGCGCACTACGCTCAGCCATCGACTGGGGTACTGGTCGCACTGGACTGTCGCTGGCAGCATGGCACTCGGGCTCCTGACACACACGATCCTGTTTCAGAATCAGATTGAAGTGCCGCAATACGGCATCGTATCGATTCTGATGGGAGGGCTCGGCGGACTTGCGTGTGGTGGGGGCTTCGTGCGAGTGCTGGGACGATTCCCCGCCTGGCAGTCAGTGGCTGCGGTGTGCGGGCTGGTTCTGCTCCTGAGCATTGGCACAAATCAGTGGCAACGTCAGCAGTGGCGACCATCGCAACGTACCAATGTCCTGCTCGTGACCATCGATACTTGTCAAGCACGACGGCTTTCTCCGTATGGATACGAACTTGACACGACGCCATGTCTGAAGCAGCTCAGCGAAGAGGGGCGACGGTTCGATCGGGCGTACACGCCTATCGCCCTTACCGGTCCCGCACACGCGTCGCTCTTCACCGGGCGACATCCGCTGGAATTGCAACTCACCGACAATCTGCGGCCCCTGTCTCCCCGATTTCAGACGCTGGCAGAGGTCCTGCGGGGAGCGGGGTACCGCACATTGGGCGTACCGGGAAACATGATGGTCCGCAGCCGTCAGCACCTGCATCAGGGGTTCGACCGCTATCCACAAGCGGCAGGAGCGCAGGACCTGCGGTCGTTGCAATGGGAACATTCCCTGCCCTGGCGCGCTGGACGACTGTTGCTGGATCGGCAGTGGACACTCTCCCGCTTTGTGCCTGATGCGAGGATTCAGACAGACACCGCTTTGTCGCTCATTAAGCCCGGCGGGCCTGCACCCTGGTTTTGCTGGGTGCACTACTTTGACGCCCACTCCCCGTATGTGGCGACCACTGATCATCTGCTGGAACCTGTCAGTACTCCGCAGGATCTCTTACAGGAACTCTGCTCGCATCACGGACTCTATGACCTCTCTTACGGTCCGATGGCGGACCTCTTTGGTGAAGAGGTCATGGAGGAGCGGGGCATCACTCCACTCGTAGCCGCTCCCAGTGAACTGGAGGATGTCCGACGAATGTATGACGCACAGCTGCGGTACATCGACCAGCAGCTGGAGCGTCTACTGACTACGCTCCGCACTCAGGGCATGCTGGATAACACCATCGTCATCGTGACTGCTGATCATGGCGAGATGCTCTTCGAACAGGGGTATTTCGGGCACTCGTACTTCCCATGGGAGGAGGAACTCCACATCCCGATGATCTGGTGGTGGCCCGACAAAATCGCGCCTGGTGTGTCATCGGATCTGGTGATGCTCCAGGAGATAGGCCCTTCGGTACTGAGCTGTCTGGGGATCGATGCAGCATCGGCCGCCTTTCCTGACGAACCAACGATGCTCGCACAGGTCCTCCTGCGTAAGGCAGGGGAGAGCTCTCAGCAGTCGTCGCCCCAGCTGGCGATCCGGGGAGATCATTCCCGGACCCTGCTGCTCCCTGATGGTGAAAAGCTCACCTGGTTTGCGCGTCGTGATTCAGCGACTCATGCCTGGCATCCCTGGACCGGTCCGGTGTGGCGGCTGGAACGCTCCACATCAGAAACAGAGATGGAGTCCATCGAGGAAGCTGATGCGATGGCCTACCCATCGTTTCCGACATGGGCTGCACAACTGGATGCCGCGGTCCGCGAACTGGAGGGAGTGAGTCTGCCCGACGTGAACTTCCGGGGGTACGCGAAGGGACCGCAGGACGCATCCGCCCGGGCGATGCTCCAAAGTCTGGGTTATCTGCAGGGGCAACAGGATGTTCCTGCGGGTCGCCAGACCCCTCCCCCACCCCGTTATACGCCGGCGGCGGCGGCACTGCGTGACACGCCTGAGCCTGCGGATCGGACAGTAGAATGACCCCGTGCCTGATGAACTCCACCGTGCACTTCAGCTGCTGACCATCGTACCGGTGGTCTTTGCCAGCCTCGTGCTGCATGAGGTGGCCCACGGACGTGCTGCGCTGGCGCTGGGAGATGACACAGCCCAGCGTCAGGGTCGACTGAGCCTGAATCCGTTGCGGCATCTGGACCCGGTGGGTCTGGCGGTGTTCGTGATCTGTCTGCTGGTGCTGCATGTCGGATTCGGCTGGGCGAAGCCGGTGCCGATTGACCCCCGCAAACTGCAGGATCCCAAGCGCGACATGGCGCGCATTGCGATCGCGGGTCCGGCGATGAATTTCGTATTGGCAGGACTGGCTGCCGGCACGCTGTTTTTGCTGTCGCTGCTGGCGATCGTGGATGTCCCACGACTCCTCGACATCATCGCCACCAGCCAGGAGCTGCCAGTTATGCAGTCATGGCAGATGCTGCTGGGATTTGTGTTACTGGTTGCGGTCACCGCGAATCTGGTACTGGGACTGCTCAATCTGCTGCCGATCCCGCCGCTGGATGGATCGCGGATTCTGTACGCCATGCTGCCGTACTACTGGGGCTATCGGCTCTACCGCCTCCAGTCGTATACGATTCCAGCGCTGCTGGCGATCCCGGCACTGCTTATTCTCTACAACCTCTACCGGCTGCTCGCCCTCTAAGGAGCTATGAGTCCTACCACGCCATCTTCCCCTCCTCCCGCAGTTCCGGCATCCGGTGATGTCGTCGCCCGGCCACCGCATCCCATGGCGCGGATGGTGATGGTGGCAGTCGTCCTGCTCCTGGGGGGAAGTCTTGCCTGGTTCTTCACGAAACCAGGACCTCCTGGTGGCACGTCGCAGGAAAAGTCGCCTGTGGAATTTGCCAAGGGGTCAGAAGCGGACGAGCTGCAAGCCCGACTGGAGAAGCAACTGAGCGAACTGGCAGGGTCGATGTTCTCCTCGCCCTTTGCGGTGCTGACGCCGGAAAACCGGGCGCAGGTGGAGCAACTCGCGAAACCGTATCCGAAGGCAACCTTCGAGGAGAAGAGTTCCTCGTATGAGGAAAGCCCACAGCAGGGACAACTCTACCGGCTGATTTACAACTCACCTGACAGCGTGAAAGAGGTCCTGACGTGGTACCAGAAGGAATGGGCGGCTGAGTATCTGACAGTCCGGGAGCACACCGACGGCCTCGACGGGTACACGCTGCAGATCCGGGTACCGGGGCTGCATGTCGAACGGGACATCATGATCATCGCCGTGCCGGATCCAGTCACTGAGAAACCCACCACGCAGATTTGGGTCACGATTCGCAATACGCTGGTGCCGGGACAGGACCCGACATAGTGCGGATGAGGAGTTACAACGCGGCGACTCAGCAGACCGGCCAAGCGAGCGGAGGGCATCCGCTGGTCCGTGAACCACTCACGCGCCCGCAACGATGGGGCAGTTCACAGGCATCCGGCAGCCGTCGTGCGGTGTTCATAGATCGGGACGGTGTCCTGAATCGCCTCATCATCCAGGGCTATGTGCGACACCCCAATGAACTGGAGGTGATCCCTGAGGCGCTGGAAGGAGTGCGTCGACTCGCCCAGGAATCAGACTATCAGCTGGTGCTCTTCACCAATCAAAGCGTTGTCGGTCGGGGTGACATCACCCGCTCACAACTCGACCAGATTCACGAACACTTGCTGGAACTCATCGAAGCTGCGGGTGGACGAGTGGACCTGCTGCAGATTTGTCCACATGCGCCGTTCTTGCAGTGTGACTGCCGGAAACCGCGACCTGGAATGCTCCATGAAGCCGCCGAGCTGCTGAACCTGGATCTGAGCCAGAGCTGGGTGGTCGGGGATTCTGTCAGGGACATGCAAGCCGGCCGGGCTGCCGGCACACGACTGGCGTTCATTCGGTACCAGGGCTGGCACGATGAGCGGGAATGGGATCGACTCATCGCGGAATCTCATGCCGTGGATGTGATTTGCGAGCATCTGCTGGAAGCAGCGAGCTTTATTCTGGCTGACGACCAGGTCGCCGTCCGATAGCAATCAGCGGACTGAAAGTCGCTGCCTGACATCCTCGTAGTTCTCATTCTGTGCCGCGATAGACTGCAGGTCCTTCCTCGCCTTTGCCGGTTGCCCCTGTAACTCAAAGACCATGGCCCGTTCATAGAAGAGCGCGTGGAGTAAATCCTGCGGCCGTCCAGCTTTCCGCTTCAGTGCCGCTGTCAGCGTGACGCGGGCCTCTTCCAGGCGTCCCAGGCTGCGCAACGCCCGGGCGCGATAGAGCAGGCAAGCGGCATGGAGGGTGGTCTCATGTGTCAGCCCGTTGGTGCGCCCCAGAATCGCCTGCATCGCCCCGGCATCATGGGGATAGGTCGCACAGAGCAATTCTGCCCAGGAGAGAAGGAGGGCCAGGTCAGCGGGCATATGCGGGAGCAACTGCTCCAACAGCCGGAGCGCGTCTTCGGTCCGTCCCACCCACTGGTAGAGCTCAGCGAGCGTGAGCCAACAGCCAAGAATCCCAACTTCGATGTGAATCTCCAGTTCCGGTGTGACGGGCAGGGCGAAACTGGTAGACATGCCATGTCGCTGCAGGACGCTCCCCAGGCGGTCGCTCCCGACAGCAGCCCGCTCCAGATGGGGGATCGCGACAGCGGTGTCGCCCCGTTGGAGCGCCAGGACCGCCAGCATCCAGGCGGCATCAGGATGGGTCGATTGCTCAAAAGACTCCTGTGCAGCAGCATCGTGCCCGTTCATGAGCAGCTTTAATCCCTCGACCAGGAGTCGCTCCTCCGGAGAGAGCAGCAATTTGCCGAAGAATCCGAGGTCCAGGGAAGATGGTGCCTGCGTCGTTTGACTTTGGGAGTTGCGCGATTTGCCGGTGCTGGCTTTTGTCGATTTCGAGCTGCCTACTTTCGTGGTGTAAAAAAGCCCCGTCCCCGGCAGCCCGACCGTGGCATGTGTGCCTCGCGACCCGACTGTCACTTTCGCACCACGGGGACCCAACGATACCGACGCGCCAGATTTGCTGAGATTTAGCGTGACTCCGGGAAGGAGCCGGTGGCGGCGGAAGAAGCGAAAACTCATCCTGACCTCGCGTCGCGACAGATGCCGGGCGTACACATTCGCCGGGACTCTGTGCAGGATACCAGTCAGTCGGAGTGCTATTGTCGGTGCATCCGCGCCGGACGCCACACCGGACCGCGCATCAGAGGAACTGATCGTGAGCGCACAATCGACAGGACGTATCGCGGTGATCGGAACCGGCATTGCGGGTGCGGTGATCGCGCGTCGACTGGCAGATGCCGGACGAAATGTCGTGGTGTTCGAGAAGGCTCGGGGAGCTGGCGGACGGCTCAGCAGTCGTCGCAGCCCTACCGGAGGCTTCGACATCGGAGCACAGTACTTCACGGCTCAGAGTCCAGCGTTTCAGGACCAGGTGGAGTCGTGGTTGGCGACCGGGGCCTGTGCCGTCTGGAATGG
This window contains:
- the hisB gene encoding Histidine biosynthesis bifunctional protein HisB, translating into MRMRSYNAATQQTGQASGGHPLVREPLTRPQRWGSSQASGSRRAVFIDRDGVLNRLIIQGYVRHPNELEVIPEALEGVRRLAQESDYQLVLFTNQSVVGRGDITRSQLDQIHEHLLELIEAAGGRVDLLQICPHAPFLQCDCRKPRPGMLHEAAELLNLDLSQSWVVGDSVRDMQAGRAAGTRLAFIRYQGWHDEREWDRLIAESHAVDVICEHLLEAASFILADDQVAVR